One region of Triticum aestivum cultivar Chinese Spring chromosome 6B, IWGSC CS RefSeq v2.1, whole genome shotgun sequence genomic DNA includes:
- the LOC123133820 gene encoding protein At-4/1 isoform X1, whose product MAAAAAATTAAGDGELESLLRNFHRFSQGYKDALAEAQALRVNCSSESKKREALESHITDLKKGLTEIPAFFHNNERLRRLYTETLFKFTNQIKYHTEAQSLKEELGKANSRLLSMEEEHKREVEQLKHDNEMNCNALESKLSCALVQQAADEAAIKQLKLDLGAHKAHIDMLGSKLEQVTAEVHMKYKNDIQDLHDVIMVEQEEKDDTQRKLKTAENELRILKMKQAEQQRDSVSVQHVESLKQKVMKLRKENESLKRRLASSELDCS is encoded by the exons atggcggcggctgcggcggcgacgacggcggcgggggaTGGGGAGCTGGAGTCGCTGCTCCGGAACTTCCACCGCTTCTCCCAG GGGTATAAAGATGCACTAGCTGAGGCCCAGGCTTTAAGAGTGAACTGCAGTTCTGAATCCAAGAAGCGTGAAGCTCTTGAGTCGCATATAACAGATCTCAAGAAAGGTTTAACTGAAATTCCAGCATTCTTCCACA ATAATGAGCGGTTAAGGAGGCTGTACACGGAAACTTTATTCAAGTTCACCAACCAG ATTAAATATCACACAGAAGCTCAAAGTCTGAAGGAAGAATTAGGAAAAGCAAATAGCAGATTGCTATCCATGGAAGAG GAGCATAAGAGGGAGGTCGAGCAACTTAAGCATGACAATGAAATGAACTGCAATGCCCTGGAGAGCAAGCTCAG CTGTGCTCTTGTTCAGCAAGCTGCGGATGAGGCTGCGATAAAACAACTCAAGTTGGACCTGGGTGCTCATAAAGCTCACATTGACATGCTAGGTAGCAAGTTGGAGCAGGTCACTGCTGAAGTACATATGAAGT ATAAAAACGATATCCAGGATTTGCACGATGTGATCATGGTGGAACAGGAGGAGAAAGACGACACGCAAAGGAAGCTTAAAACTGCAGAGAATGAGC TGaggattctgaagatgaagcaggcAGAGCAGCAAAGGGACTCGGTCTCGGTCCAGCACGTGGAATCGCTGAAGCAGAAGGTGATGAAGCTCCGGAAGGAGAACGAGTCGCTGAAGCGGAGGCTGGCGAGCTCCGAACTCGATTGCTCATGA
- the LOC123133820 gene encoding protein At-4/1 isoform X2, producing MAAAAAATTAAGDGELESLLRNFHRFSQGYKDALAEAQALRVNCSSESKKREALESHITDLKKDNERLRRLYTETLFKFTNQIKYHTEAQSLKEELGKANSRLLSMEEEHKREVEQLKHDNEMNCNALESKLSCALVQQAADEAAIKQLKLDLGAHKAHIDMLGSKLEQVTAEVHMKYKNDIQDLHDVIMVEQEEKDDTQRKLKTAENELRILKMKQAEQQRDSVSVQHVESLKQKVMKLRKENESLKRRLASSELDCS from the exons atggcggcggctgcggcggcgacgacggcggcgggggaTGGGGAGCTGGAGTCGCTGCTCCGGAACTTCCACCGCTTCTCCCAG GGGTATAAAGATGCACTAGCTGAGGCCCAGGCTTTAAGAGTGAACTGCAGTTCTGAATCCAAGAAGCGTGAAGCTCTTGAGTCGCATATAACAGATCTCAAGAAAG ATAATGAGCGGTTAAGGAGGCTGTACACGGAAACTTTATTCAAGTTCACCAACCAG ATTAAATATCACACAGAAGCTCAAAGTCTGAAGGAAGAATTAGGAAAAGCAAATAGCAGATTGCTATCCATGGAAGAG GAGCATAAGAGGGAGGTCGAGCAACTTAAGCATGACAATGAAATGAACTGCAATGCCCTGGAGAGCAAGCTCAG CTGTGCTCTTGTTCAGCAAGCTGCGGATGAGGCTGCGATAAAACAACTCAAGTTGGACCTGGGTGCTCATAAAGCTCACATTGACATGCTAGGTAGCAAGTTGGAGCAGGTCACTGCTGAAGTACATATGAAGT ATAAAAACGATATCCAGGATTTGCACGATGTGATCATGGTGGAACAGGAGGAGAAAGACGACACGCAAAGGAAGCTTAAAACTGCAGAGAATGAGC TGaggattctgaagatgaagcaggcAGAGCAGCAAAGGGACTCGGTCTCGGTCCAGCACGTGGAATCGCTGAAGCAGAAGGTGATGAAGCTCCGGAAGGAGAACGAGTCGCTGAAGCGGAGGCTGGCGAGCTCCGAACTCGATTGCTCATGA
- the LOC123133821 gene encoding serrate RNA effector molecule, with the protein MWPTWDVPRSPGDQPVRPLLAAPPGDRHARPGPARSWADEADDDDGPPLPPPPPLGSSRPVRLVDALASRSKDAAQAQARALPPPPPLGSSRPERVAGHRMDDDSPRSDGRSSSPGGGQGARRRSRSPRERGKPSPERVHVPLPPPPLVGSSRPVRVTYRLESDSSRSSRSSSPAEIMGPPRRRSPSRSNDGKRRRRSPPRRSPSPDPPKRPRRDDGAGRRSPPRGGRYERGGDGGRLAGHRAPDGPNSGYGASSKVQNITQRKGLMTYKQFILALEDDISPAEAESRYQEYKTAYITTQKHAYFDLHKDDTRLKEKYHPTSLLSVIERRNEFCKAAAKSLILDLRSGTLDLGPGMTADGSSKSGNDNCGSSGNGEDYGNKRRKNGRGPPKESGPLSTAPKAHPVSSKYRRIQTDIDQTLALVRKLDSEKGIVGNILSIGGDHGKPDDDRSHVGSAGPLVIIRGLTTVKGLDGVELLDTLLTYLWRVHGVDYYGMSERRNANGFRHVRADNKSADAFNISAADWEKKLDSFWHERLVNGEDPLVVLTAKDKIDAATVEALAPYVKKIMDENYGYKYGCGAMGCTKVFHAPEFVHKHLKLKHPDLVSVLTLSVQDDIYFQNYMNDPNAPGGKPVMQKSEQDSGRMRRIPDEQGSDAPLIPDAPPTVLVPLPGAGPLGPFVPIPPDMAVQMMREQRPPRPNGAQHKKKPLMPEPMMPMYPHFPLDPRPLRRYNDLDAPEEEVTAIDYRSV; encoded by the exons ATGTGGCCTACGTGGGACGTCCCGCGCTCTCCTGGAGACCAGCCCGTCCGCCCGCTCCTCGCCGCACCGCCCGGCGATCGCCACGCGCGTCCCGGGCCCGCGCGCTCGTGGGCCGACGAAGCGGACGACGACGACGGCCCCCCgctcccgccgcccccgccgctcggCTCCTCCCGCCCCGTGCGCCTCGTCGACGCCCTCGCCTCCCGCTCCAAGGACGCCGCGCAGGCCCAGGCGCGGgcgctccctccccctcccccgctcgGCTCGTCCCGCCCCGAGCGTGTCGCCGGCCACCGCATGGATGACGACTCGCCGCGCAGCGATGGGAGGAGCTCCAGCCCCGGAGGCGGCCAGGGCGCGCGCCGCCGCTCGCGCTCGCCACGCGAACGCGGGAAGCCGTCGCCGGAGCGCGTGCACGTGCCGCTCCCGCCCCCTCCCCTCGTTGGCTCCTCCCGCCCCGTGCGCGTCACCTACCGCTTGGAGAGCGACTCGTCGCGCTCCTCCAGGAGCTCCAGCCCCGCAGAAATCATGGGCCCGCCGCGGCGGAGGTCGCCTTCGCGATCAAACGACGGGAAGAGGCGGCGCCGCTCCCCGCCGAGGAGGTCGCCGTCCCCCGACCCGCCCAAGCGGCCTCGAAGGGACGATGGGGCTGGCCGACGCAGCCCACCGCGGGGCGGGAG GTACGAGCGCGGCGGAGACGGTGGCAGGCTCGCCGGGCATCGCGCTCCAG ATGGGCCTAACTCTGGCTATGGTGCTTCCAGTAAGGTTCAAAATATAACCCAAAG AAAAGGATTAATGACGTACAAACAGTTTATCCTAGCTCTTGAAGATGATATTTCACCAGCTGAAGCTGAGAGCAG GTACCAAGAATACAAGACAGCATACATTACTACACAGAAACATGCCTATTTTGATCTCCATAAGGATGATACTAG GTTGAAAGAGAAGTACCACCCAACAAGCTTATTATCTGTTATTGAAAG GAGGAATGAGTTTTGTAAGGCTGCAGCGAAGAGTTTAATTCTTGATTTGCGAAGTGGAACTTTGGACCT TGGTCCTGGAATGACTGCTGATGGATCAAGCAAATCAGGGAATGACAACTGTGGAAGCTCTGGGAATGGTGAAGATTATGGTAACAAGAGAAGAAAGAATGGAAGAGGTCCCCCAAAAGAATCTGGACCACTTTCAACTGCTCCGAAAGCTCATCCGGTCAGTTCAAAGTATCGACGAATTCAAACTGACATAGATCAAACTCTAGCTTTAGTGCGAAAGCTTGACTCGGAGAAGGGTATTGTCGGAAACATTCTGTCAATTGGTGGTGATCATGGCAAGCCAGATGATGACAGATCACATGTTGGATCCGCAGGGCCTTTAGTCATTATCCGAGGCTTAACTACTGTCAAGGGCCTTGATGGTGTTGAGCTCCTTGACACTCTCCTTACCTACTTATGGCGTGTCCATGGTGTTGATTACTATGGCATGTCTGAGAGGAGAAACGCAAATGGTTTTCGTCATGTGAGAGCCGACAACAAAAGTGCCGATGCGTTTAACATCAGTGCTGCTGATTGGGAGAAAAAACTGGATTCCTTCTGGCACGAAAGACTGGTGAATGGCGAGGATCCTCTAGTTGTATTGACTGCCAAGGACAAAATTGATGCAGCAACTGTTGAAGCTCTGGCACCTTATGTCAAGAAAATTATGGATGAGAATTATGGCTATAAGTATGGGTGTGGAGCCATGGGCTGTACAAAAGTTTTCCATGCTCCCGAGTTTGTTCACAAGCATCTAAAGCTCAAGCATCCTGACTTGGTCTCTGTGTTAACTTTGAGTGTCCAAGATGATATCTATTTCCAAAATTACATGAA TGATCCAAATGCCCCAGGTGGAAAGCCAGTTATGCAGAAATCTGAACAA GACAGTGGCAGAATGAGAAGAATACCAGATGAGCAGGGTTCAGATGCCCCACTTATCCCTGACGCCCCTCCAACAGTTCTAGTCCCTCTGCCTGGTGCTGG CCCATTGGGACCATTTGTTCCTATACCACCAGATATGGCCGTTCAAATGATGCGAGAGCAAAGACCTCCAAGACCGAATGGTGCTCAGCATAAGAAGAAACCTTTGATGCCTGAACCAATGATGCCCATGTATCCGCATTTTCCGCTTGATCCTCGTCCTTTGCGAAG GTACAATGATCTTGATGCTCCTGAGGAGGAAGTCACTGCCATTGACTACAGAAGCGTGTAG